Below is a genomic region from Cloeon dipterum chromosome 2, ieCloDipt1.1, whole genome shotgun sequence.
CAGAAGGGAATCATCGATCCCACTAAGGTGAATATTTCTCCAGGGATTGggttttggatttttagaaGCAATTGTTTGATCTGAATACGAATATctgtgcttttaaataattgctaaatttaaattaaaaaataacgttttaactatttttataataatcaaGAGTTCTGAAAAACCCGGCAGGCTGGGTTAAACTGGTTAAAACCGGTTTAACCAGTTTGGCTCAAGATgacttaatttgtttattactTTCATCACATTCACCTTAATGATGTCACtgtcagataattttttcaccattttactttttgaaatttataaagtttTCATGCCATATGAAATGAGAAACCCAAAAAACCCTAGTTTTATTATCTGAATTAGATTAAATTCGGAACcttgctttatttattcatgttcactgttaaaaaataaatttaactgtacTGCAGGTTGTGAGGACGGCTTTGACTGACGCTGCCGGAGTTGCTTCCCTTCTCACGACTGCTGAGGCCGTGGTCTGCGAACTGCCCAAGGAGGAGAAGGAAGGCGGTATGCCAGGAATGGGCGGTATGGGAGGCATGGGTGGAATGGGCGGCATGGGTGGCATGATGTAAATCGCATCGGCCAACGTCTGCGTCCGCCTCCCAAGCTGTCCCCCGGACCTCGGCGTTAGTTGCATTTTTGTGAGAGAATATATAAAAGATAGTGACATAGGGAAGTGCATAGAGCTGTTGAGAGACGGACATTTGGCAGCAGTTTCACTCCGCGATAGatagttttttattcataatgtTGTTTCACtcatatatttttgtgttattcATTCCAATCATCGAGAAAGAACGCAACTGAGTCATCAATTTAGCACAACTACACCAGGCAACAGAATCAATTTGTTCACCTTTTCTGTTGGGAAATATGATTTCAatagaaattgcttttcataaaatataactgcctttttatttcgtcatcaattttaaatcaaacccAATACTCTGGCCTTGCTGAGCCACTCGGTCCTGGACACGTAACAACCTGCCATGTGTCTCTGACCCGTGAAGGCGGTCCGTCCATGCAGAACCCTCCAGTTGTCAATCACGACGACATTTCCAGGACTTAGTTCTTTTTGGATTTCGTATCTGccgctgaaaattatttgtgccAACTTCTGCAAAGCTAAATAGTAATTTCGGACGTCTTCTGACTTCAGGGTGTTCATTGGAGAGCGATCATATAAATTGAACCTGTTGGAATTATTTATAGattgcgcaaaaaaataattaattctatcAACCGAATCTGTAGAAGGGATCGAGTTACAGGGTCCAGTACTATCACAGGCTGCCTACCGACGTGGTGCTGCCCAGGCTCTTTGTATTCGCACTCAATTGTGGTCTCGGAAAGGATTTCAAACGACTTTGGATCTTCTTTGGCAAGAAGGTCTGCAGCTGTCATGCCATCGACAAGCCTGGTCGCGCCTCCTTGGCAATTCTTTGATCTCTCCAAACAGTGAAAAACCTGCagtctgaaaacaaaatagcattattattattagtttgatttatggtaaaaaaaattagtaccCGGTTGACTCGGTGAAGTAGGTAGAGTCATGGTGCGGATCTAGAGCGTCGCTCGTATAAGCGGTGTCTTCGTGGTTTGCCTGTTCGTTGTGCGCTTTGGTCCCAAATTCCCACATGCCGCCAAAAAAGGTCTGTTGCGGAGGAGCAATcttttcaacaaccaaacgagTCGCTTGGACAGTTCTTGGCACCTATTtgataacatttaaataaaatactttcaaaTGCTATATATTAAACTGCATTTCTTTTACTTTAATCACAGAAATGATTCCGTGTTGTAAAAGAGACAACACAGCTTTCTCCAAGGACACGGGACAGCTTTTCTCAACgagctcaaaataattaatatcaggCACTTCAGGCGCTTTGGAGTCTTCCCACAGTTTCCTAAGGTTGTGCattttgtctaaatttttaGTCGCTGTCTCCGGATCCAGGTTCTCAAAGAGCCACTGAATTTTGTACTTTGACGTGTGCCCATCCGGCCCTGAAATAAAAACcctatttaaaacaaattcctTTCTGTTTAAAAGGGCCTCTCACAAGAAATGTGTAATTCCGAGTCATTCTCTGCTATCTGCCAAGTTTTGGGGCTGATATCCTGTTGAATAGATAGAAAGGGCAAGGATCGCTGGCTTGTAGCATGATTGTAGCATTCGGAGCATCTGCAGTGGTCCCGCAGCCACATCAAATCTGCGTGAACTAGTTGACCCGAGGCCGAGGTCAGCTTTAGATAATTCTTCTTTATATCAACTTGAGCTGAAAGACACACCCTCAGTTTGATATCGAAATTCAAACGAAAAACTCACTGCTGGCGGGCCGCAAACAGGTTTTGGCCAAAGTTTTGGCTGAGTGGagtaaaaaagattttccaaAAGTGACTGCCATTGTTATCTTTACCTAAATtctaataaaacatttaaatccaGCAAGACCTGCAATTCCAAACACCTGATATAGagtattttgcaataaaaacaacacACAATCACGGCAGTAAGAAGCggttaactttaaaataaccattttCTTGGGTATATAGGAATGAAAATCACTCAAGGTATAAGTAGATAATTccttatttaattcacttttttccttcaaaatgcATGAGATGGCATGTCAACCAATCTTGAGAACCTTAAAGTggacaagaaataaaatttaaaagttgcaaTTTAATTGAGTGACATACAAACAAGATGTGCGACATGTATACACgcattttgtttgtaaaagcCTATTGTGTATAGGCTGATGCACGACAGGAATTAAACGTGTTTCTGGCAGAAATAAATCCAGCTTCCCCGGTGAACGGCGACACTAAACTAAACTAAACTAAACAGCTCGCAGTTCACCCAGTTGGCggcatttaattaaaccaaGATCACGCGCACATTTCCTCCGTATTAAATATTCAGCAGCGAGATAAACTATTCTAAAACCCTTTCTTAAGTTTGTCAGTCTCAATTGGTGtgttgaaaacaataatttccaCAGGGTTCCCAAATTTAGCAATTGAGCCGGGTTGCTTAAAAGTTTCCAGTCACACAGTATTTGTATTAAGTTTGTCATTATATAATCGTGGAATACACATTGTTTAAGAGAGTGACCGAAATTTCAATCGCCACATCAAATTAGCAAAGACTGTTACAGTACATTATTCAAAGAAACCCTGCAtcacgagtgtgtgtgtgtgtcaatGCAAAACCACAATACCAATCGTAAGTGAACCGTTGGTTTGGAATTCATTTACTTGGGTCAGCTAACATGGAAGAAAATCACAATTCCGAGCATTTCACAAGAGAAACGTCCGTTGTTTTCACTCTGCAGCAACGAGGGACTCctaattttggaattcaacAAATGGAAATCAAGCGTGCGTTGGCATGAGCAGCGTAGATTATTGTTCCGACACAAGCGTCCTTGCGTCTCTCGAGTTTCGGacagaaaatttaacagtGGAGTGTCCCCCAGTTGTGGAATAGTCCTTTTATTGCTGCAAGTCTTGATCAGCGAAGCCTGCAGGAGCGTCAAACTGCTCGTTTCCGACATTGTCGTCGAAATTTGCTGGCACATAATCGTCTTCGACCAGATGCAATATTTCATGGCAGAGCGGACACCGATCCTGGAACAAATAAGATCTCGTTTTTAATGTTGCTTCTCTTAAGAACAGATTAttcgtaaaattaataattgtgtaATCATCACTGCTTAGGggctttttctattttaataattaaattgttatcttATTTTGTATTCAAGATAAGTGATTTTAGCtgcacttttgattttttacaacGCAAATAATActcaaaagtttttaaaccaacatttttaacaataataaattttatttattaattaataaatatattatccTCCTATCTTGAGTTAGGAGGTCAATTTTAACGTAAAATActtttccataaaataaaatttccaaagaaaTCAACATTTAATCCTTTGCATAAAACTCACTgctatttcaatttaacaaaacggattttaatttaatttctcacgctcgaaaaatcttaaaaccatttttttttaattaaagcagccCTGACATTCTCCTCACCTGCACGTAGAGCCACTTCCTGAGGCAGACGCCATGGAAGAAGTGCCTGCACCTTGTGATCTTTGCGCTGGACATCTCCTGGTAGCAGATGGCGCACACGTCGTCCAGCTTCTCGAGCTGCTCCTCGGTTGCCTCGGGCAGCGAGTTGATCTTCTTCACGGCCGTCCTGCGCTTGATAAAGACGCTCCAGCCAGCGCGCGCCTCGCACCAAATGTTGAAGTAGGCGTGGATGCACATCATGATGGCGCGGATGGCGCCGCCCGACTCGAACACCAGGATCCAGGCGCCGTTGAAGAAGAGGAAGATGCCGAAGCAGAACTCAACCGTGTTGCCGAAGGCGCGGATGTAGTACACGTAGTCGTCCAGCGACTCCCAGAATGTCGAGCGGTACGCGTCGATCAGGAACAGCGAGTAGATCATCAGCGAGACGATCACCTGGAATATATTTtgggttaaaaatttttatgtaccggaaaatgttgattttaattaaataataataataaatacaaacatttttctttataaaacgtgtttctacaatttaaaatatataaattttatttaggaaaattcAGAAGATAGGAAATATGGGGAAAGgaagtaaaataaacaaaaattaacgttAGATTAGAGTTTCTGATGACACAACACACAGTTTTAGTCAGGTCTAAAAAAACCCAAAACCCTACGAACCCTAGTTACCCCCGCGGGAAGGGGGTGAGTTCCAACCCCCTCAGAAATGCTATGAATATTGGTCATGACCGAAATCCAGGCATTGCAAGGCATCCTGTATTTTACGCGGActatgaaatcgattttaatttaaattctgcgaaccttccttttttttaaattgttttcaattattccTCCGGGGTAGTAGACTGATTTGAGTGATACACACCTTGACGATCACCTCTACGCTGAAGGCGGACACGGCGAGCAGCCAAGTGCTCATCGTGTGCTGCGACCAGAGGTAAATAAGCAGCCCGACGGGAAAGACGACAAGGAAGGCGCACACGGACAGCGCCCGGACGTGCCGGTGCCGCGCGGGGTTGTGCGACGCGCTCAGCGACATGAGCAGCGGGTTCACTATGTTGTGGATGAAGTGCAGGATGGCTGTGAACAGCAGGCAGAAGTTGCGGCACAGCCGGATGAACCGCTTCTCAGGGTCCAGACCCGTCAGACCAGTCTGTAGAGCCAGGATGAAAAACAGGATGGCCGACACGGTGcctaaaattttgcaaaatcaatcaattgaaatttatttacaaaaaaaaaaaaaaaaaatcactggtTGATCACTTCCGCATTTTTAGGCTgattgtgttaaaattttaattgatattgaaatttcacTCACAAGGAAACTCATAAGTTTTGTTGTTTAAGGTTTTTGGCGAACCATAGAATTTGCATGGCCTTTCTTGATGTGAAATGTGAAGAGGAAATTTCTTGATTCAACgatttaagcaattttttatattagaagAAAATGGTCTAAAACTTCTAAAttgggattttaaaataggtATTGTTCTAATTGGCTTGAATTTGGTTCGTTCAATGAGACAAAATTCGATAATTTCTGACATTCCggcaaacatttcaaatttcccacGCAAGGATTCATTATAAGTttctatgaataaaaattaacatattctgaaagccgataaaatttactattttttatgtgcAGATCAACACGTTCTTgcgtcattttttattttcaaaaaattactaCTGGTTGgaaatctaaaaatgaattttttctgtcaaaaaaATGGATATGGCGAAagcttagaaaattttaaaataaattccattaatttcgCCAGAAAATAACACGTCGAATCataagagtttccttgtgagATCAAAGCACGTGGTGAtgcttataaataatttatgttttttttggttttgtttctGGGTCACGCAAAATCACGTCTTTTAGAGGACACGAACGGTGGGGTTAAAATAGATCAGATCTGGTGTTGCTGAATATTAACAATGCAAAAAGACGAGCACTCAAAatcttaatttcaaattaatgacGTCAAGTCagtctaaaatttattcccaAAACTCCTCTCTAAACAAAATTGACCcatattttaactgaaaaaatgtGCACGTTAAAACCAGATATacataaaatttcttaaagtgTAAGAATAACAAAGCGATTTATTATAGCTAAATTTTACGTGAGCCctgatttatttggaaaattgactGCTGTGAAatggatgaaattttttaatttatataactaaaaaatttaaaattttcccatccCAGCAGCAATTGAATCACAATTTCGGAAGGTCTAGGAATTaaggcaattaatttttctttgaagaaACAGcagctgcattttttaagttagGCTCCAATTTAATTAGGCCggctttaatataaaaatcttcTACTATTAAGCGCAAATTTCGCGCTATTCAAAgacgtattttaaaatcaaaaattaaattgaaagaaatgcTAAAATGGCTCTACTTAACGGCTTCTAACGATTGTTAAGCTGATTTTATATAACTTAAGATTTTAGAAAacttggattttaaaaatttaaatgtcttTGATGACAAGCATAAATATGTTACGTCTGCTGGAATTTAAACGTCTTCTTGACAGACCCAAGACCTGGTTTTTCGCACGATTTCATGAATTCCatggctttttaaaaatttatattcagcattaaattttttgaagtttAAATGGAAACATCTggtcttaattaaaataaagcccGCGAGAGCTAAACGAATTATGGCTACGAATTAATTTCTGtacataaatttttcctctcccCGCATGGAGGTTTTATATtcaaacgccagacatttgtcggCAAAGCCACTGGAGAGGTACAGAAGCCAGCAAGTGCTCAAATGTCTTATATTAACTTGACACTGCTAACAATGCGAGTCAACAGGATCATAAGTCAGGCCTAagtatttttctgtattttctTGTCTAAAAGAGATCATTTTGAGCATAGCGTCTCTCAAGAATCGATCTTTAAGACCAAAAAAAACCATAATCAACACTAGCacctataaaaaaattcgcaaagTGATCAAGCCGACGCAATAGAATGGCGAGCGCACCTATGCTCCTGTCGTCTTCATCCTCAGTCAACAAAATCCACTGGAAAAAGCTGCCGACATAGTGgcaaagaaaagaaatgaCGCTCGTCATTCCGAGCACAGCCGTCTGCGTTTCACACCCTGTCACGAGCAGCTCCCGTGGCAGCTCCAACAAAGTGTCCGAGGTGCACTTAGAAGCGTCCACTTCCTGCTCTTTCAGGAAGAAGCACTTGGAGAGCGCGCTGATTGTGTGCTCAGCCACTCGCAACATCCAAAACGTCCTCAGCACTGTCGGCACTCGCAGTCTGACCCACTCGTTCTCCAGCAGCGCGGTCAGACCCACGTCACTCACAAACTGACGAGCATACCTGTAGCCTTGGACTATGTTGTTGCACACCTGCAACAaacgaatgaaaaataattatttttaaaagagcatTTTGAAGGCAGAAGCACAGTTTTAAAAGTGATTTAGTCATTAGGTTTTTGGatgctatttttataattttaaatttcgcaaaGATAGCACAagctattaataaaatgacttAAGTTCCCCTGCTTCTTAGAAATGAGTGTATCAAATCAGAGggtcgattattttttaaagctttcaAGGAGCCTTCAAAGAATATGAAACATCAAGTCCAGAGCTATTACAAGCGCAGATAAAAGTGTCTAGGTCCATCCACTTATCATTAAAATGTCTGAGACTCTTTATATTGATAGATGAAGAGTTTAAACACTTCAAATTGGCAGGTAAACAATCGCAATAgaggataatttattaaatattccacAGATTTTCagggatattttaaaagaaaaagtattattttgaatggaaTTGAAATAGTGGAGCCAATTTAAACATCCTGTGTAATTGTCaaaggggaaaaaattaaaattgaaaaaatattattgttttcggAATATCAAGAAGGTCAGTGCGTGaatatcacattttaataggattggaattttaaataacaccAAAAATTGCTAGATTATGAAGAGCAGCgataaaaaactaataaaaattccactttcATGACTaaagatacaaaattttcaattttaaaaaggtcaataggaaaataaaaaatgttccttctgaaaattaatttttctcatcacaATCTGGTCTTTTTTAGACTTATTTAAATACGAAAATTCCACTTTTAGCACTTTAAAggtcagttttaaaattaagcacaACCAATATTATATTGGCTGTttggagataattttttagctaaaaaattcattgagaACAGTCAAGAGATCAGAAATAAATCATCACCTGGACAGCGCTGGTCCAACAagtcattttgatttttcccaggGGCAGCAGAGCCGCGAAGACGGGCGAGTGGTGCAGCATGTAGTCGGGCACGGGCAGCATGGCGAGCACGGACGGCGCCATGAAGGCCGGCATGGTCAGCAGCTGCATCAGCCGGTTGGCCGGGCCGAGCTCGATGTGCTGGAAGGTGAGACCGAGAGTGCACTGCACCACGTAGTTCTTGACGATGG
It encodes:
- the Tmlh gene encoding trimethyllysine dioxygenase, mitochondrial isoform X2, giving the protein MAVTFGKSFLLHSAKTLAKTCLRPASTQVDIKKNYLKLTSASGQLVHADLMWLRDHCRCSECYNHATSQRSLPFLSIQQDISPKTWQIAENDSELHISWPDGHTSKYKIQWLFENLDPETATKNLDKMHNLRKLWEDSKAPEVPDINYFELVEKSCPVSLEKAVLSLLQHGIISVIKVPRTVQATRLVVEKIAPPQQTFFGGMWEFGTKAHNEQANHEDTAYTSDALDPHHDSTYFTESTGLQVFHCLERSKNCQGGATRLVDGMTAADLLAKEDPKSFEILSETTIECEYKEPGQHHVGRQPVIVLDPVTRSLLQIRQKTSEITI
- the Tmlh gene encoding trimethyllysine dioxygenase, mitochondrial isoform X1 — encoded protein: MAVTFGKSFLLHSAKTLAKTCLRPASTQVDIKKNYLKLTSASGQLVHADLMWLRDHCRCSECYNHATSQRSLPFLSIQQDISPKTWQIAENDSELHISWPDGHTSKYKIQWLFENLDPETATKNLDKMHNLRKLWEDSKAPEVPDINYFELVEKSCPVSLEKAVLSLLQHGIISVIKVPRTVQATRLVVEKIAPPQQTFFGGMWEFGTKAHNEQANHEDTAYTSDALDPHHDSTYFTESTGLQVFHCLERSKNCQGGATRLVDGMTAADLLAKEDPKSFEILSETTIECEYKEPGQHHVGRQPVIVLDPVTRSLLQIRFNLYDRSPMNTLKSEDVRNYYLALQKLAQIIFSGRYEIQKELSPGNVVVIDNWRVLHGRTAFTGQRHMAGCYVSRTEWLSKARVLGLI
- the LOC135937240 gene encoding protein TRC8 homolog; this translates as MDRLINYTDILLRVPPLFLMDILMRLEYDVPADSLKVVDDLAIMQPSERVNNYDDLVSSTDPLAIKSILWYLAKLFISTSGCLFALGVFLLPKPYLINVYKFLGCIGIMFISYWANVSTTKAVIAARENNEMNPHTSILHSVLSLDLQGVLDWNEAALAIVKNYVVQCTLGLTFQHIELGPANRLMQLLTMPAFMAPSVLAMLPVPDYMLHHSPVFAALLPLGKIKMTCWTSAVQVCNNIVQGYRYARQFVSDVGLTALLENEWVRLRVPTVLRTFWMLRVAEHTISALSKCFFLKEQEVDASKCTSDTLLELPRELLVTGCETQTAVLGMTSVISFLCHYVGSFFQWILLTEDEDDRSIGTVSAILFFILALQTGLTGLDPEKRFIRLCRNFCLLFTAILHFIHNIVNPLLMSLSASHNPARHRHVRALSVCAFLVVFPVGLLIYLWSQHTMSTWLLAVSAFSVEVIVKVIVSLMIYSLFLIDAYRSTFWESLDDYVYYIRAFGNTVEFCFGIFLFFNGAWILVFESGGAIRAIMMCIHAYFNIWCEARAGWSVFIKRRTAVKKINSLPEATEEQLEKLDDVCAICYQEMSSAKITRCRHFFHGVCLRKWLYVQDRCPLCHEILHLVEDDYVPANFDDNVGNEQFDAPAGFADQDLQQ